A stretch of DNA from Juglans microcarpa x Juglans regia isolate MS1-56 chromosome 5D, Jm3101_v1.0, whole genome shotgun sequence:
taattattacaaattttttaaattttcacacaaaatataataaacaattcaactttttcaaatctcaaaacaaaaataatattctaagaatattttattcaattttcaacttttatttcaactcatcttatctcatatgcGAAAACAAACTAGGCCTGATTTCTAATAGGTAAGGCAAGATAATACTAGATTGAATTATCTCTTCTTACAATACCCAACTAAGGTAAGTACGATGTTCTCATTCCTCCTTGTAACAAGAATTTGTAAAGATCAAGTATCCTTTGAGTTAAAGGTGAAGATGCAATCCGTGCAGCTGAACACAATCCAGAAAATTATGGTGATCCACCCACATCTGTTGGAAACAAAAATGGGCTAGACCATAAGAGAAATGGTCTTTCTTGAGCTCAATAAACATAGGAGCATGATCCAAAGTAGATTGTGGCAAGTAAGAACAAATAACATTAGGAAAAATCGAATGAAAAGAGACATATATCAAAACACGGTCCAACCGTGCCCAAGAACGAGCAAGGCCATATTGCCCATTGCACCAAGAAAAAGCACTCCTCTTCGATTCCATTTCAATCAAACACCCCTGTTGAATCCAATTATTAAAACCCTCCATAGCTCTAAGAGGTCGAGGCCTACCTCTTCGTCTCTCTAAATCATTtcagataatattaaaatcaccaacaaaAATACACGGGTCTAAGCCCAGAGTCTGGATATTGAGATCATCCCACAATATGCGCCGTTCAACCATTGTACATTttgcataaataattttaagcaAAAACTTCTCAGCACCTTTGCCTACTTTGAGAGAAACATATTGCCCTCCCATTCGAACCAAACTCACCTCCAGAATACTATCCCAAAAGATCCAAATTTCCCCCCTCCCCTCACCCTcatttgaaatgattttatcaaatttcaaaacacgTGTCAATCTCCTAGCAACATCAAGATTTTGAAAAGGTTCCAAAAGAGCAACAATTTTCGGTCTTAACTTACCAagcaacttttttaatttaccTTTTGAGGTCCCAACTCCCCTAATATTCTATACAAAAATGGGATCAATCATTTAGAAGTGTTAGAGAATCGAGCAAGAACCAGAGAAGAGCTTCTCATTTTAACAAAcatctttttcttatattttcttttaccttCATTGGTCTCAGATTCTGTCAAATCATCTTTATCCTATGGGAAAACTTCAGGATGTAAATCTGGCTTTGGTTTGAAAATAATGACATCCAAAATTGGCTGCTCCTCAACTGGTTCATCTTTCGGTTCCGCGGCATCCGATTCAGTCTCCTGGACTACAAACGGGACAATAGGTGTAGACTCCTTCTTAAAGGCCATCAACACTGATCCACAAACAACCATAGGGAGGTTGTCCCAACATTAATTAATCTTCCGTGACCGAATTCACAGCACTATCTCTAACTCGTGGTTCAGCATCATTCTCCCTAGTGACCTCAGTTTCAGGAACTATCGAAATCTCCCCAATAGCATCTACCTGCACCATAGACAAGATAGGCGCCGAAACAACTGCACTAGAAACTGTCACAGGAACCGCATCAAGTTCCCCATTCGCATCCGTCTCTTTCAGCCTTTTCTTCCATGCTTGAGCCTTCCTCAACTTCTCAATTTTATCAACCCGACAGGTCTGCAAATTATGGCCTTGCATTGGACACTTACTACAATAGGCAAAGAGAGTTTCATAAACAACTTCTTGTTTCCTACTTGAAGGCAAACCCGGTTCtccaatccaaaaatgagatAGAGGTTCTTTTGTAGCATCAACCTAAACACACAACCTCACACCATCCGTTCTCGTGGCCCAACGCGTCAGATTATCCCGACGAATGAATGTACCAATAGGAGCCATACAAATACTCAAAAAAGCTTCACTATAAAAATTGGGAGGAAGTCCCGGAAGAGAAATCCATACCGGTACCCAAGAGGGCTCGTCATCCTTCGTGAATTCCAGCGTCCAACGAAATGCCCGATAGAAAATCTCATTGATCTCACAAACATCTCGCGACAAAGCTTTTGTGAAATTGACCTCATTTGTCATACGTACAAACACGTTCCTTGGCCTTCGCATAGAAGAGACAACCAGAGTGGACGAAAGACCCTAACGATTGTGTATGAACGCACAAACTGCATCCAAAGACAGGCATTGCTTTAGAAACTTGAGAATCACTGAATAACGGAAGGGCTCCGCTGACTTAATAATCTCTTCACgggaaaactaaaaataaacttCACCATCCAGTACCTTATGAGGTCTATGCTACAACACCATCTCAGGGATGGGCTGTGGGACAACAACCACCAGATCGGTAAAGGAAGGCCGACCGGTGCCACCATCTGCGGCTGCCATGCAGGTCCACACAAGAAGTAAACGGGAACCCTAAAACTCACATAGAGAGAAAAAGGGCAAAAACGTCATACAAATCAACATTGTTGCTTTATTGGGAAAGTTGCAGTTGATGCCATAACAACAAATCAAGGTGGTGCAAAAAGCTTTGGATGCAGCAGTAATGCATCACTTGCATGTTAAACAAAGTCGGAAGGGAGCTAGCTATCGTTATGGATAATGAGAGTAAGCCTCAACCACCCAGTACTCAGTAATTGGACCCATGGGTTGTAGCATCCCGATTGATAGTTCAAATGATGTCAGCTCTGCTTGGGATTTGCACAGATGCAAATGCACCCACTTGGACTCTTACGTTTGGcttatttctttcaatttgcATGACAAGGTACTTATGAGAGAAAGATTGAAGAAGCCTTGCTCAGAAATTTAAAGTTACCAATAGTATTCAtgatagaataaagaaaaatggtaaCATTAACGACTTTAAGATGTTATGGATGCGGAATTGTCCATTGCTCTAACACAGATCCAACATAACTCTTCTGCAATATAGACCCAACAAAAATCCTAACAAAAGTGCTGGCCACCTAGGCAAGCACCCTAAATAAAACACAATGCTCCTTAGCTTGGTGAGTACACTAGATGAAGTATAATACTTTTCACCTCAAAGAGCACAACAAAGGAGCATGAAGCTCGCCACCCGCGGCTCATGGAGAGGAAAAGTGATTGCCCTCAAGGCAGAcagtttgaaaagaaaaagtgctCGCCACCCAAGCGAGCACCACTGGAGAAATAGTGATCGCCACCTCGGTGAGCATCATGGGAGGTAAAATGCTTGTCAACTTGGTGAGCACCGTGAAGGAGCATGAAACGTGTCTCCTCGATGAGCACCATTTGAGGCAAAGTGCTCACCCCCATGTAAGCACTATGGATAGAAAAAGTGTTAGCCATCCAAATGAGTACTAAGGGAGATAAAGTGCTTGCACACCAAGTGAGCATTATAGGAGCAAAAGTGCTTGTCACCTCAGTGAATACGATGGAAAGCGAAAGTGCTCGCCACCTCGACAAGCACCATGGGAGGCAAAAGCAAAAGTTCTCACCCTTGAGATGAGCACCTGCATGAAGCACAATGCTCCTTCCCTTAGCGAGCACCCTGGATGAAGCACAATGCTTCGTACCACGGGGAGCACAATGAATGAGCACTATGAAAAGTGCTTGTCCTCGAGACGAATATTATGAAAAGCAGAAGTGCTTTCCATCTAGGTGAGCACTGCAGGAGTAAGAGTACTTTCCACCTTGGGAACACTATGGGAGGCAAAATACTTATCACCTCAGCGAGCACAATGAAAGAGCATGAAACTCGCCACCTCAGTAAGTATCGTGGAAAGGAAAAGTACTCACCCCTCAGACGAGCACTATAGAGTGTAAAAGTGCTTGCCATCTCGGCGAGTACTATGAGAGATAAAGTGCTCGCTCTCCAGATAAGTACCATAAAGAGCAAAATTACTTTTCCCAGGACAAAAACCATGGAGAACAAAATTGCTCACCACGTAGGTGAGCACTGCAAGAATAAAAGTGCTCGCCACCTCGATGAACACCATGGGAGATGAAGCGCTCATCACTTCAATGAGCATCGTTAAGGAGTATGAAGCTTGCAATCTTGGCGAGCATCATGGATAGGGAAGCGTTGTGGACTAGCACCATAAAGATCACCATTTTGGCAAGTACCATGGAGAGCAAGATGCGCATTATGTAGAGTAAAAGTACTCTCACCCTAGACGAGCATCACGAGAACAAAAAGTGCTCGCCACCTTGGTAGGCAAAATGCTCTTTATCCCGAGAAAATGGTCCATCCCTGGATTGATCTAGATGTTTGGCAGCATCGTGGTCCATCCCTCAATTGATATGGATGCATGACAAAGCCACAATCCATCTTTGAGTAGATTTGGACCCATGACAAGGCGATGGGTCTATCCGTGGGTCTATAAAAACATACAACGCTATCGTTGCCGTGGGTCTCCGCACCATAGATCTAAGGTGCTACCGTTcgtttggttttgattttgtaGACCCACAGTAGCTTCTTGGTTCACTTGTTCTCATACCCATGACACCACCAGGGTTTGGTTTTGATGGTGCTTAGACTAATGCAATCTTGATCTTTTAGATGAAGATAAAATTTATGTCTGTTCTATGATTGATCGAGCTCTGAGATGGGAATTCAAAGTTGTAGTTGTGGAGATTTCTAGTTGGATTTCAATCGGCTGATTTGATTTGAATCAGGAGTAATTTTGTGTAATTTGGCCTAACCCGATAACTGTTAACAGGATTACTTCGATCAGACCAATATCTATAATAGACATTTCAGTCCAACATGGAATTTACAGGTGCATTTTGGGGTAAAAAACTACATGAATTCCTATGCCCTGGTCCCTAACTTTCTCTTTTCTCATAGATAGATAATAATGACCATAACCATAATtcctaaaagaaataaatactaattataATGACTAATATGACCATAACCGAGACTTTTTGGCATACACCACAAATTCTGCAATTATAATGTTCGTTCGCATGGTAAAATAGCTTCTCACATGGCAACACTCTGATTGGGAAGCAAATACGATCGGAGCATTGATATAAGCACCAAGCCGGAGAAAAAATAGTTGACCAAGGCTTGGGATGATTAGATACCATGATGTACGTGAGAGAAACAAAGGGCAAACATACGACTTCTGTCATTTTAATAGGCTGGGAGAAAAAGCACGCCAAACAAGTACATGGACAGGTCACCTAACCCTGCATGCTGCAGGGCCGCCAGGGGAACAATTTGGGTTGGGAGATCGACAACTGGAACCTGGACCGACATTCTTTGCAAACCTATGATGCATACGGTAATTTGAGATTCCACCCATTACAAAGGGACCACCAACAGTACTTGATGATGACGAGACTTCACTCATAGTGTCACTGCAACTTTGTAGAGGCTCCAAAGTTTCGACTACGTCACTCATCAAGGGCCTTGCTTTGGGATTCTGGCTCAAACAATAGTATGCCAAGCTGCAGGCTTTCTGTGCTGCCCTTACAGAGTACTGATTCTCCAATCTAGGGTCAATAACTTGCAGTAACTTTTTCTTGTCGTTCAGTTTCGGCCGGGCCCAATCTACCAAGTTTTGCTCCTTGCTTGGCCTTGTCTTATCAACGGACTTTCTTCCCGTCAAAAGCTCCAGAAGGACAACTCCGAAGCTGTAGACATCACTCCTGGCAGTCAGATGACCTGCTCATTTCATATAGACCTTATTCAGACAAAGCAATCATGCACAAAAATTGGTACTCCTGAGACATATAATACGTATGGTCTGGACATGcgcagaaaaggaaaaataagcaTGAGATCTTGACACAgccacaataaaaataattgcttTTATCATTCtctgaattaaaaaaaaaaaaaaaaaaaagaaatgatttgatGCAATTGAGCTAGCAAGACAAAGATAACAGGGTAAATGCAAACCATTGTCCTGAAGTTCCACATCTGCAAATCATTTGCCATTATAACAGTAGAAATGCAGTTTGTAAAGAAGTTTGGAGACATGATCTTTTTTAGATTTCATGCATGCCAGTGCCCCTCCCCCCAACTTCCACTCATTGTAAAAGCAATTACTTGTACCTTGTGGATGCCTCAACTAATTGGGATCTTGTCTAAGCAATAGGTATTCTTGTAACATCCGgaaagtattttaaattcaTACTTGACCTCTGTCGAGGAATAACTTGAATATGCTTTCATAACAGGGAGCAGAAAACAAATTTGGTAAGTACATGGCAGAGTACCTTTCAGAAAATACTGATGGCATTGGCACCTACAACCCACTCCATCAACTAACTcatatcttctctctctctctctctctctctctctctctataagtAACTAATTCAGATATTGTCTGAGCAATATAAACTCTTGCAGCATCCATAGGgaaagtatttttattatacCTCCTTACCTTCATACTTAATTACCTGTCATAAAATAATTTGCAAATATGCTTTCATAACagggagaagaagataaatttGGCAAGTATTTGGCACAGGACCTTTTAGAAAGTAATAATTGCAAGTTGGGTTCACAAACAGAGCATTTTTTGAGATATAGGGAACTAACCAGTCATCACGTATTCAGGGGCAGCATAACCATAGGTACCCATTACTCGAGTCGATACATGGGTCTCATCACCTTGTGGTCCAGCTTTAGCAAGCCCAAAATCAGAAAGCTTCGCTGTATAATCCTGCAGACATAGGCAACCAGAAGATGAATATAAATAGATCACCCCCCATCAAGAAATATAGTCTTAACAGATCACTTAGAAGGGAGGGTGGAAAGAAACACCACTTACAGAGTCCAATAATATGTTAGAAGTTTTGAAGTCTCTGTATATAACTGGCCTTTCAGCATTATGAAGAAAAGCCAGCCCTTTGGCAGCTCCAAGAGCAATCATCATTCTAGTGGCCCATGATAACGGAACAGCTGCCTCTGAAGGCCTCAGGAAAAGTCATATCAACTCGTGTTAGAAAACATTACCAAGAACTAAATAGGAAGTCGTATTAAATGATGTTAGAAAAGTACATGGCAAAGTTTGGTTAGCACCCTCTTGTCCATGCATTAATCATAAAAGACACAGTAAGTAGATAGCTCACAATTTCATACATCACAGTGGTATAAGATTTTTTAAGTAGAAATAAAGTGTGTGTTCAATGTCATATGAACCAAACCAGTCCAATCTGGTGCagaaaatttaactaattgcaaaaatatcataagatcTAACCACAGAATGCCAATGACAGTGTCACTGACAGATTATAACTagtatacaaaaaaatcttttgatgcATTTTATCTGGTTTTTGCTAAAACCTTTCTTTAAATTCTCACCAGTTCCCTCCCATAAAAATTAGCATCACGATGTGGCTAAATCCTTTTACCTAAGAAAGGAAACTAGAAAAATCTAACACCATTGATAAGGGGTTTGGGATAGCTAACAAAGAAGCGTAATATGAAGCAAGCAAAACACAGAGATGACGATTCAGTTTGGCATTGCTCTTTACTAATATTGTGGGCCTTGTCTCAATTGCTAGAGATAAGGTTGAGTTACAGAGGTTGTACCACCCCCTTGGGTCATACACCTGCTCCCTACCTCTGTGAGCACAAAATGCTCATTTTGTGGAAACCCTGTCGTGGACTACGTGATAACAGCATAGGGAGTTCTTGACTCTGCTGCCAAATGTAGGAGCTTGAATGAGAGTCCCCAAAACATATTTGGACCATTTCAACCAAATGGACGAACTTTTCCCGACTTCTCAACATCTTAGAGAACTCAAATATCTGTCTCACACACATTAAATCAATCTTCCCTGAATGTCAAACAAGTTACATAGTCTCACTGGTTTGAGACTTAAAACAACTGTTTCTGGTTTATAATTGGATGTTactctaaaatttaaaatcagtTAGCCATTAATAAATTACAAGCCATGAATTGAGTGATGGTCTTATTCTCACTCAAGTGAGGTACCTTGGGACCTTTTCTAAGGTCAAGCCCCCAAAAATTTAACAAGAGCAATCTCctgttttattattcttttcacTTGTTTTATCATGCTTTATCTTGTCTTACTCATTGTAGCCTAAACTGATCGACtcaattgaaattaaaaaggcCATAACCACCACTCGCTTTGCAAGAACTGGTTATGGATTGAgagttgtttaaaaaaaaaaatgaaataataataattatcataataatGATGAATACTACTGATACTAATACTAACAAAACTAtcaaaaaatttgtttactgatTGTATCCTGAAATTGAACTTAAAACTCATTTTCTTCCTTCAAAAAAGAATATGAGGTCATCCCTTTGAAAACGAGCATTAGACCTCTCGAAGCATCATTCTCACACACATTTCCTCAaatacacttttatttttatttttataagtaacacaTTTCGTCAAATACATGCCATTCTCTTTCTATGGACACTTGTCATACTACCACATTTCCCACTAAAGTTACCTCTTGTTTGTTGCACATGCTCTAATGATACACAAACAAGGATAACATGACATCGTTTCATTTGCAATGCAATCCTCCCCAACTATCACAAATAGTTTAATGgagcaaaaagaaagagaaccaAACTCTATGCTCGTTCAACACTTCAATACTTCAGAGGTAGCacaatattttgagattttttctgATGACAAGGATCACATATCTTTTACCCAGTTAAACCCTAGAGGCAAACCCGTGTAATGTGCCCATATCACACGGATTAGATAGATCATCGGCTTTTCACCAATGGGATGtagcccctagaaattgtttgcatcaaaagttcaaaccttagacctgaGAGGAGCATAAACTCAAAACCAAGatccttaccacttgagccaacccttagAGTTCATAATAGTTTGGGATcttaaacactttttttttttttttataagtaagaaactttattgaatagattgaaactaggcaatgcccaagtacacatgaagtatacaaagtgagacacctagTTACAATCTAACGCTctggaaagaagaaagaaactcatgaacattcccacCCTTCAACACTTAGAGAACGGGTATTGTGAGAAATCATTAAGACCTCCAATAGAAGGAACCAGATATAAATGAATTAGTCTTCTTTGCCCTAGTTGTTACATTACTCTGCTCTTGTTCTTagttctcaaatattttatcttGCTCCTATAATGCAGCAGCACACCTTCCAAGAAAAGGCATTCGTAAGGTCAGTGCTTAGCAGCATGCGACATTGTGGCTATATtgacattttaataaaaaaaagtagctAGCATATCTCATATGTTGCATTTACAACTTCTTACTTGGTATAGAAGACAACGAAAGAATTTCCGCAAAATAAGTGGAAATCTTAGAGCTGTAAAATATCTGTGCCATAGAAAAGGATAACTGAGATTTCAAGAGGCTACAGAAATAATTATGGTCACGGAACATGTTTTCATGGTCGCAAGGATGCTGCTTTGATCAGGTCAGccatcaattttcttttgataagtcaAAAAAATAAGGATTTACTGCCTATTggaaatgtattatataaaaaaatagaaatctgCAGAacatataaaagagaaaacatgatattaatactaataagACAACATGGTGCGTACTTCGAAAGAGGTGATTCTCAAGGCTGCCCGGAACATGAACTCGTAAACGAGTAACCTGTGGTCATCCTCGCAACAATATCCAATCAATTTAACCAGATTCGGATGCCTTAGCTGGCCAAGAAAGTTAACTTCGGTCTGCGCGTAATTATGACATACAGAAGACATAAAAAGgtgaagaaaaagagataaagagaaaaaggacTGCATAGTACAGTAGGatagaaggggagagagagattacaAGCCACTCTCGGTGTCCCTGTAGGCCCTCCTTGTTGAGAACCTTAACGGCAACAGGGAGGGATTTGAGTCCAACCCTGAGATTCTCGTCGATGTAACCTTTGTAGACGGTGCCGAAACCACCTTCCCCGAGAATATAATCGGATCGGAAGCTCTTCGTGATAGTCTCGAGCTCGTATAATGTGAAGGCAATGACGTGGGTATAGAGGACAGCATTTTTTCCAGAGTCCTCAAAGTTGCGAGGGGTTGAAGGATCGCTCAGATCTGAGACGGACCGATTGTGCTTCTTGTCCTTGTCCTTGTCGGTTGGAGTCGGAGTGGGGGTGTTAGAATTTTTAGCTAACATGTGGAGCTGTTGAACTGCTAACAAAATggggagaaaaagagagatttaCAAACCCTTAAATTACATTTTAgcttataataaaattttagttCACATGAACCCTTTGAATTGGAAAAGTTTTTAAAGGAGTTGCGAGTATTGACAGAAGACGAGCCGAAGGAACTACATAGGGATGCTAACCATGCAGAAATAGAGTTGGAGAGAGAGACAAGGAGAGGACATTTGAGATACATACATGTACAGATAGATACTAAAGGAAATTCAAAGGAGAAATATTATTACGAGAGCTGAGCACGCGaattaataaaaagatagaGTAAGAGAAACAAAGCCCTAGATCTGAACTCAGGTGGTGGGAGAAATTGCGGGGAAAagcaataattaaaaagaacaaataggaagaagaagaagaagaaaacaaacctTGAGCATGGGAAACAACAGCAGATTCCTCTCTAGTGCCGCAGTTGCCCATGGTGGCTGGTCGTAATTTGTGATGTGATTGTGATGTAGCTGCAGAGTTTTACCACGATGGATGCTAAAACTAAATGCAGTGGCAGCGGGAGTGGCACTAAGACTAGAGCAGCGGACACTGTTGTTGTCGTCGTTGATATTGATTGTACAAGTAGCGGTCGAAGTCGGAGTATAAGGATGGCCCAGACCCAGAGTTTCATCCTTCAGTGCCCTTTCCTATCTTATTTTTCCCAGGCAAATGCCATATCTATAATCATCTCTCTCTTAGGCCGAAATTTTCTGTACCGGAACAGTAACCGATATGGATGATCATAAAACTCGGTTGCGCTTTATGTTTCGGAATGTTTCGGCTCAATATTTGGGGGTGTACCGGCCGGTTTTCGGTCATTTAATTGAATGACAAACTTGTAAATCTTCGTGAAGGGCAAGACAGGGTGGTAATTATATCCCTCCCATACATATCAGTGATATCACCCGAACCCTTCTTCCTTTCTGCGAAACATCTCTCCGCTGCAGTCACACGGCAGCATCCTTCGGCAGTTCGGCGACTTCGGCTTCCAAACTTCCATTTCCAGCAACCTCGATTCTAACA
This window harbors:
- the LOC121266533 gene encoding LOW QUALITY PROTEIN: probable serine/threonine-protein kinase PBL8 (The sequence of the model RefSeq protein was modified relative to this genomic sequence to represent the inferred CDS: inserted 1 base in 1 codon) — protein: MGNCGTREESAVVSHAQAVQQLHMLAKNSNTPTPTPTDKDKDKKHNRSVSDLSDPSTPRNFEDSGKNAVLYTHVIAFTLYELETITKSFRSDYILGEGGFGTVYKGYIDENLRVGLKSLPVAVKVLNKEGLQGHREWLTEVNFLGQLRHPNLVKLIGYCCEDDHRLLVYEFMXPGSLENHLFRKAAVPLSWATRMMIALGAAKGLAFLHNAERPVIYRDFKTSNILLDSDYTAKLSDFGLAKAGPQGDETHVSTRVMGTYGYAAPEYVMTGHLTARSDVYSFGVVLLELLTGRKSVDKTRPSKEQNLVDWARPKLNDKKKLLQVIDPRLENQYSVRAAQKACSLAYYCLSQNPKARPLMSDVVETLEPLQSCSDTMSEVSSSSSTVGGPFVMGGISNYRMHHRFAKNVGPGSSCRSPNPNCSPGGPAACRVR